Sequence from the Hylaeus volcanicus isolate JK05 chromosome 1, UHH_iyHylVolc1.0_haploid, whole genome shotgun sequence genome:
TGGGTGTCGACCAAATGTCAGTCAAGGTCGAATCTCATTGTAGGTCGAACATCCGTTATCGCTTTCTCCATCGATTTCCCGTCACGAAAGGGTCAACAAGGTTCGCGTAAACGCATGGCACTTTTCGTTCCGTTTTTCCGACAACTATTCATTCAAGAACACGCACAAACGTAACTTACCTGATATAGATGAGTTGATTCTTGACTCGAAACGTGTAATAAGACACCTCGTACTGTCCGCTGGTTAGAACGCGACTGCGTTAAATCTAGGGTGTTTGTCGGTTTCAAAGTCTGAACCAGACGGACTTTGCGCATGCGCGTTCTCCCTCCCTGTGGAGGCTCTCAACTCTCCCATATAGATCTCCCGCTTCAATCGAGAAACGTAGGTGCGTGATCACGGAATCGGGGACCACgtgtgtatttaaatatttattatgcattcTCCAGACCCTGAAAATAGAGTACACAtggaagatttaatttttaatcaataaaatttcttatatgGTTGTActatatgaaatttatatttatttgtgcaAAGCTCTACCGATCATCAGAATGATGGCGTAAAGAAGAGATCAAGAGAAAGGTAGGCGCCCGATTGTTACGCTACTGGTGGACACACGTGCTGATGATCACAGCTATGAAACTGAGAAGAATAAGAGGTCGTGGTTGGTGGGGATCCATAGAAATGACGACATATCGATCACTAGTAGAGTAAATTTCCGAGTACACGTCCCAGCTCGCACGTACTCCGCGGTAGCCTGTAGTTGAGAATCTCTGTTTTAGGGGTCAGTCAAGGGCACCTTGCGCGACATTCGCCGAAATTAGTGACGGAACTTTTCACTGTTAAGGTTGACGTACTCGCGTGCATGTGACCAACATGAATAACTTTTTCCGCCCGAACCTTTCTATCTTCGCATGACAGATTCATTGATAAGGTGTAGATCGTTGATGTTGCACCTTGCATTGTCTCGTTTATCACCTTCGTTCTATGTTCGGAGGCCTGAATGATTTGACAGATAATTGTAAGTGGAATTTCGTGATGCAATCAGAGGTTAATTCTTGGAAAGAACGTCGGGACTTCCTCTTTGTCCTGTTAATTATAGTTAGGATGGCCTCGagaattgtttacaaaaatcCCTTGACATTACTTAAAGTAAAAAGACTTGATTTCGTgaaatgtttttgaaagtcTTTAGTCTGTCTTTCAGTCTTTCAGTCTTTCCGTATTCGAAATAACGAAGACCTCGTGGAAATAACCGATGTGCTCCAAAAGTGGTAACACTTTTTGCCAATCTCCTTGCGTCACTGGAACGATTGAACGATAACGAttcaagaaaagaaagaaattagtaTGGCAGATATATTCTGCCGATAGTTTGCTTATCGTACATATTAtcgtactttttatttttaattcgaataaggCTTTCCTCAGACGTGCATCATTGGCCATTCGTGGCCTTCTTCGTGCACACGCCGTTTTGTTGTAATTTTCCCAAAGACGCCTCGGAACAAAGTCTTGCTCTCTCGAGTAGTACTGCTTGAGCGTTTTGCACGTTCTCTGGGAGTCCTTTCCAGACATTCATCGCAGCGTTCTGCGTGAAAAAGTACAAAAGGGTTGCAATTGGATCGAAGAAGAACTTTCGCTcaagtttaaataattgatcgcACTTGTAAAGCACGTCCGTAACAGAAACTGATTCGCCAAGGCTTCTTCCCGTCGTAAGCACAAATAGCATTCAGATTTATGGTGGACTCCGTGTCTGATTGTCCACCACTCAAAAATAGGATAGCTGGCACTGCTGGTGGCACTGTCCTCTGCATAGCTGTTAACGTGTATTCGGCGATAATCtggaaatgaattattaaacaataaaattaaaaatatgaaaaattctgttaaggactattataataaattagacTACTTGTGGGGTGCAATTGGGGGACTTGTTGATTCCAGGTAAGACCATTGCAGGTTTCAAGATGGCGCCCTCAAGGTAGACACGGTGCTCGTTTAGGGCGCGAAACAGGATAGACAGGACCTCTTCGTGAATTTCCAACGCTGCATTAATTCCATGGTTATTGTCATTCAGAATTTCTGGTTCTATTATGGGTACCATTCGCGCACTCTGACATATACTGGCGTAtcttaagaaaagaaatcatttcttatttaaagataaaatagaattcgaGTAATAGAGGATCGAGATACAGTCCAGAGCATAtcaaagtaattaatatagGTAATAACAGCCTGTTGAATAAACTCGATAAGATCTAATACGTGTCGCATCGATAATGAGTCGTATAAGATCTCTTAAACCTCGCGTTAAACCGCAAGTTGCCTCAAGATACGATCCACttgaaatatcgaataaacaaCTGTCTTTTGAAAACTAATGGTAGAGGTCAAACGTTGTCTACATTTCGTAGGATAAGTCAACTTGGTTTTTTCCAAGCCAATGTAACATGTTTTGGCGGTAATCTTCCTTGGGACTTTAGATAAAGGAATGTAGAGGTAAACAGCAAGAGATATTCTTAATAAGTCGCTCTTAGTGGCCGGCGACACTGTAACTCGATTAAAAAATCTAGAACCTTGCGAGGACGTTCGCATTCGTAACCATGGCCAGCTGACTCGGCGTGGTCTCCGAGATCCTGTACGTGCATCTCCATTTTGCGAAGTGACAACCACATCGTTTGTACTGTATGCATCTCTCTTGCAAACTGTCCAGGCCTTCCGTGGTCTTTTCGTCCTTCGACCCGAAGAGATCGACCAAACCCCCGTCGACCTTAACACCTGGTAGGACATTCCTCTCTCGTAGCAGCTGGACGAAGTCGATCCCGTTCGACGTTTTTTGATAAACTGTCTCGTGATGCAGAATAACACCGCTTATGTATTTCGATAGTTGAGACTGCGACAAGAAAGTGCAAACACGCGCGGATCAGATTCCCATCGAATTGCGTCTTATGCGAACGACGGCCACGCGTCCCAATGCACTTCTCTCGAGcatttatacgtatatttcaGGGAACGAGAAAAATTCCGGGGCTAACTACAATGTAATGACCTGATCAGCGGTGAACAACATCTGTCGATAATCGCGACGGGTATCCTCGTTGTTCTCGATGCCAAGCTTCTGGAACCGCTCCTCTAAACTCTTAGGTGACTCGTCGCATGCTAGTAAACCTTTTCCAGGTGCAAGAATGGTCTCCACGATTTTTTGCAATTCGGAACAAAGAGCAGGATCCAACTCCGCATATTTTGTTACCGGCGATAGTATCTAAAATGTTATTTGCAAGGAGAATGCAGTAGCATCTATGATGATTTTTCGacgtttgtatatttacagttaAAACTTCAGGTTAccattttaatagaattaacgattgtaaatgaattaataCGCTTGTTAAAATAAAGGATGAATTTATATCAGTCTCAGTCTGAAAACTCGGTAAAGTTGAGAGAGGTCAACAACCGCGCTGGCATTCGGACgagttatatttaaatttgcacAGTGGCTATTCAGTGTTCGGATCTTATAATTTGTAAGTAAACGATACGAACTATTATATAACGTTAAACAATGTGCTTCCTATATTATCAAACACTGACGTAAAGGCAACAAACTGCAACGCTTCATTATAAAGTTATACGATAATCATAtgttcttatattttattttactggaCACAGTTTAGGTTATGACAAAATAAATAGCTTACTTTATCTTTACAAGAACATCTATCACctaaacgtttcatttttttggcTTCGTTGGTGCATGTAAATAATACGAATCAATTTAAAGATACGAACAATTTCAGAAATATCTCTACGTTAATGTACGTACACGAAAAACATGTTGaaatttcgatcaattttgatCTTAaccaaaaatgataaaaacaaTTGAGCCAAATTGAGCATTGTAAAGTATTTCCACGCGGTTCGTAATCGATGGCTACCAATGGCTGAACGAACAGCAACGAAAAACCCTATTAAGTCCTCCCTCGCGCCATCGTCCATCGCTTTATCATGAAAGGTTGCCTTAactttcgacaaatttttgaaatggaaaTCGATGAAGAAGACAGTTGTAATTTGCTAGATCAAGGTTAGTTGCGCTTACGTGCTGGCGGAATGTTTCGGTACATTGATAATGTGCAAATactcagaaataattttgcgtTAGTTTATCATAATCCGATCCGTTCATAAGTGACCCTTATCTATCATTCCGTTCGGGAATACTTTCCAGTGAGTAACCTGCGGTTACGATGTAGAAGGTTAAACCTCGATACGACGAAGTGgtaaatacacaaataaaagacgtgaaaattaaatctaagATAGATTTATGTATCGTAGAAAATTGATAAGAGATTACGATGAGTAACAGAGAAAAGTGCGATCCGCGATCGGAACAATCTGGTAAAGCTAAAGATGAAAGAGACAGAAGGCAGTCGGTGTCTTCTCAGAGCGACGATTCTGccgcgaagaaaaagagacgCAACACGTGCAGcaaagataaaagaaagaaatcaaaaCATAGAAGCAGCTCGAGCAGTTCGAATTCGTCGAGTGTTTCCAGCCACGATGCTAAACACCAAAATGACAGAGATAAGAGAAACGACAAGTGGGATAAAAGGTACGAAAACGGGTTCAGATCTTACAGAATGAATGCAAGGGAGGGCAGAGGATATTACAAAGGACGCAGTGGATTCATGGATAATCGCAAGCGCAATTTCGGTTACCGACCTTACAAACACTCTGGATTTTATGATAGAAATAGAATGCACAACAATTCACAGTATAATAGATACAATAATGAAAGGAGGGGCAATAGGTATTCGAATCATAATAGTAGAAGACCACCTTATGATAGATCCAGAAGTAGAAGCAATCAGAACCATGAGTATCAGAGGGATGTAAAAGAGTCCAGTGAACATTCGAGAGAAAGTGATTCGAAGGAAAGGCATTCTAAACATTCTAACAACGATCGATTGGAATCAAAAAAGGGTGAAGTGGATGAAGCTTACTCGAAAGgcaaggaaaagaaaaaagatgaTGATGCTCCAGAAAAGACTGATCATCCTACTCGTAAAAAGTCAAAGAGAAAAAGGTCTTTATCAGCTTCAAGTTCCTCGAGTGTTAGCAGTACCAGTAGCGAGAGTAGTAGCAGTAGTTCCAGTAGTAGCAGTACCAGCAGTAGTTACAGCACTAGCAGCACTGATACCTCTGAAGATGAAAGAAAACGTAAGAAAGCAAAAAGGAAAGCTAAGAAACTGAAGAAAGCaatgaagaaacgaagaaagaagaaaagaatgaaGAAGAAGCTAAAGAAGAAGCTAAAAAAATCATCTTCTAAGAAGAAATCACGTAGTAGCGACAAGTCCAAAGAAAGTGTTTCTAAAGACATTTTACAAGATGTGTCAGAGAAGTCAAAGGCAATGGCACCAATGACAAAAGAAGAGTgggaaaagaaacaaagcgTGATACGCAGAGTTTACGATGAAGAAACTGGAAGATAcaggtaatttaaataaaaacaatctcATTAATggtataacaaataattcattttgtttttacagaTTAATTAAAGGCGATGGAGAAGTCTTAGAAGAAATAGTGAGTAGAGAACgtcataaagaaataaataaacaagcgACTAAAGGAGATGGAGATTACTTCCAGACACGCTTAAAAACCAATGTTTTATGaactatttttctatgtatacTAAAGTAATACCCGtacataataattactttattgttAGTGTTACAGTCCTGTATGACAATATGTTTTATAATGTCTCAGAGAAAATACTTATGTTGTACATTAATGAAACCAGTCTACAGtgtgattttaattatattacttgCACATAACACTTCATTCATAGTGTTGATGaccaaatattgaaatataatcaaCAACAAAAACTGTTTAGCATTTAAGCCAGTTTTATACAATCATATCTCTCTCATACTTTGActattaatgtttattgtcatgtatgaaataacttttcaatatatacACTGAACGCGATATATAATAGTAcattcgaacaaaattcataattatttactcgtgaataaataattaaataatgtttgatacattttgtttagcaatattaatttcattatttttatacaaatatttctattagtTCTTatgtacagaatattttacaaattcattAGTGTAACAAAGATAATTACGTAAATCATGctacgataaaaatattacaaataactacagaaaattgtatctgtaaattaaatacttaGCACGAGGCTTTTATGAATATCAGAAGTTTAAGAagcctacaaaaattatagtatacataatacatGACAGTCAGtataattgaacaaaatacGTTGTATGTCCGTCGCGATAAGTAGGATCATCTGTAATATTAGCACGACATAATGGGCACGTACGTTCTTTGTCTAACCAGGTTAGAACACACGTTTCACAAAAAATGTGTTTACAATGTAGAATCACTGGTATCGAATATTCATCGTGACAAATCGCACAAATACCACCGGATGCTAttaattcttctttcgatGGTGACACGCccaaattctgtaaaattattaattaataatttgcaaGCTTCTATAACCTTCATCGAAACTTTGCGGTCGGCTCTATgctattgtattaattttgcgtagattacaaaataatcTCAATTGGATTACCGCTGACCGCAAAGTGTTAGAAGAAAGTATGTAACATACTACGTTCTGGAACAATTTCCTAATAGCGGTTTGGAAAAACTTTGCACGagataataaatcatttcctTTGCTCACTGTATATACTACAGAGAAAAGTACACCTAGAATTTTTTCGGGTCCTTGATATgcttcgaaaaaataatataaccaTGATTGAATAGGTGCACCGCATCGGTAAAGTTGAGATGTTGCTTCGATCATGAGATAGTACTTTCCCTGaagcaaaattttctttcaacccTTATCCAATTAATGCTATTCGAGGCATATTCAAACTTACCCTTTTTCGAAGCGCCAATATTTTCGCAGGTAAACACGTTacgaaaattttacaaataatagtgattagtttcaaaataaagtcTGTTATCAGGACTGACCACAGCAATTCCCAGACTGTAAGAGGTTGAGTATACGACGAAAATATATGTGTATCGCTCTCGAAAGGATTAATAAAGAACATAGACCCAAGTATATGacatgtaataaataaaagtgacGTCCAACTTTTATTATGTTGTTTTCCAATTTCGCGTTTCACAACATCATTAGCGTGATTAAATGCAACGAGTAATACCACGAAGTTCAGTATACCGGCTCTATAATCGTAAAGACCTTTGGCGAGAAGAATAAGAACGAAAGGGGCGTATCTTTGAAGTACTGTGATTAATGCACGCGTTTCTGGACTGATTTGTATCGTCTCTGTCGAGTTTTCCTgggaattattattgttattatgatTAATGGCaatattagtattattgttttgattttcgCCGACATGATGGTTATCGTGACTCGAAACTTCGTGCGAATGGGAGCCGCTCGGCTGATCTTCGacgttaattataaaattatcggACGAAGGAGCTATCGTGTTTGGtgaattttgaattctttgaatatttaataacgagcttaacgaaatattaggttgctgtaaataaaaataaaaaaagcgTCGTTATCATTTGTATCGAAATAACAACTTACAAAATGTATGATGAAATTGCACTTACAATACGTACATGTTCTATAAAAGGCCTGATCTCTTCTATGGTAGAAGATATATTATTTGCAAACATTCTGGACTGTTCCATGGTTCTAGCACCAAAATTAAAACCTCTTGTACTAATAGATGGTGCAGATCTTATTGCAGTTGACGAATGCATCATCAGCAATCCTGGAGACTGTCTAGTGTCACTTGGATTTGGTGTATGAGATGTTATTGTATCGCTAGTCACAATAATAATCTCTTCCAATCGTATGTTATCTGCCATTCTatatctaaaattataaaaatttgttacagttACATTAACatgtgtatataatttattttttggaaatgATTTTACTTTGCAAAGGCATACACGTGTAGAGGAGATGTTTTGctatttatgaatgaaatacaCAGTTACTCTACTGAACACTTCAACCAGTATTTAGAAGGAGTCTGTAACTTAGAAGAGGTAAATAGGGTACTAACAACGACAGAAACTAAACTTTATCTACTGACGCAAATGCGAAGATAATgttcataaaattttatgaCTTGCAAAAAGATGTTTATATACGATTGAGATTTTTTGATTACATTTTCCATGGGAACCATCAATTAACGTGAAGACGAGTTAGTCCATGTAGCTCCGATATTGATCAAACATATGGTAAATTGCTGGAGAAAGGATATCTCATATTCGTTACTGGAGAGCAACTATTAGGATCCATAACCAAACAATGTCACCGACATATTAGTCTTTCACGATGATACCATTGTACAATTCCATCTTCATCGAGCTATTAGATCGCGGTACGAAGCACTAACTTTTTTCACTCTTTACAAATGTGAACATTTATTAGGAATCTCTTCGAAAgtttaagggtgcgcaggactGCGCAGGACCCAGAGTCAAACTCCGAGTTggcttcagcgacagttgcggaaaaaataggaaactccgggataaggacagagagggcgatacaaaaattgcaggagagacgaggataggacgattaggctagcatgattttttttccaggatattgaagcagtttggctctgggtccTGCCCACccttaattcataatttttgacGTGTATAACGTATCCTGTTCcgccattttctttaaaattactctGGCTTCAAGTTCAATTGGATATCAAGCTAAGCGGCAGTTTTAAAGATACATGTTATGTAATTTCTCTTACGTGTACTTCATACGTGGGTAGATAATTTGAAATCAGTATAAAGTATCACgaaatgtttacttttaaatgCAGGCAGTAATTAGGAGCagggaaaaagaatattctcgTGTTTGTTggtatgcaatttttattttgaaaaagagtAAAGTTCTTTGAAATGGTGGAA
This genomic interval carries:
- the LOC128878394 gene encoding RING finger and transmembrane domain-containing protein 2 isoform X1 produces the protein MADNIRLEEIIIVTSDTITSHTPNPSDTRQSPGLLMMHSSTAIRSAPSISTRGFNFGARTMEQSRMFANNISSTIEEIRPFIEHVRIQPNISLSSLLNIQRIQNSPNTIAPSSDNFIINVEDQPSGSHSHEVSSHDNHHVGENQNNNTNIAINHNNNNNSQENSTETIQISPETRALITVLQRYAPFVLILLAKGLYDYRAGILNFVVLLVAFNHANDVVKREIGKQHNKSWTSLLFITCHILGSMFFINPFESDTHIFSSYTQPLTVWELLWSVLITDFILKLITIICKIFVTCLPAKILALRKRGKYYLMIEATSQLYRCGAPIQSWLYYFFEAYQGPEKILGVLFSVVYTVSKGNDLLSRAKFFQTAIRKLFQNVNLGVSPSKEELIASGGICAICHDEYSIPVILHCKHIFCETCVLTWLDKERTCPLCRANITDDPTYRDGHTTYFVQLY
- the LOC128878427 gene encoding fructose-bisphosphate aldolase-like produces the protein MKRLGDRCSCKDKILSPVTKYAELDPALCSELQKIVETILAPGKGLLACDESPKSLEERFQKLGIENNEDTRRDYRQMLFTADQSQLSKYISGVILHHETVYQKTSNGIDFVQLLRERNVLPGVKVDGGLVDLFGSKDEKTTEGLDSLQERCIQYKRCGCHFAKWRCTYRISETTPSQLAMVTNANVLARYASICQSARMVPIIEPEILNDNNHGINAALEIHEEVLSILFRALNEHRVYLEGAILKPAMVLPGINKSPNCTPQIIAEYTLTAMQRTVPPAVPAILFLSGGQSDTESTINLNAICAYDGKKPWRISFCYGRALQNAAMNVWKGLPENVQNAQAVLLERARLCSEASLGKLQQNGVCTKKATNGQ
- the LOC128878394 gene encoding RING finger and transmembrane domain-containing protein 2 isoform X2 — translated: MADNIRLEEIIIVTSDTITSHTPNPSDTRQSPGLLMMHSSTAIRSAPSISTRGFNFGARTMEQSRMFANNISSTIEEIRPFIEHQPNISLSSLLNIQRIQNSPNTIAPSSDNFIINVEDQPSGSHSHEVSSHDNHHVGENQNNNTNIAINHNNNNNSQENSTETIQISPETRALITVLQRYAPFVLILLAKGLYDYRAGILNFVVLLVAFNHANDVVKREIGKQHNKSWTSLLFITCHILGSMFFINPFESDTHIFSSYTQPLTVWELLWSVLITDFILKLITIICKIFVTCLPAKILALRKRGKYYLMIEATSQLYRCGAPIQSWLYYFFEAYQGPEKILGVLFSVVYTVSKGNDLLSRAKFFQTAIRKLFQNVNLGVSPSKEELIASGGICAICHDEYSIPVILHCKHIFCETCVLTWLDKERTCPLCRANITDDPTYRDGHTTYFVQLY
- the LOC128878406 gene encoding ADP-ribosylation factor-like protein 6-interacting protein 4, which encodes MSNREKCDPRSEQSGKAKDERDRRQSVSSQSDDSAAKKKRRNTCSKDKRKKSKHRSSSSSSNSSSVSSHDAKHQNDRDKRNDKWDKRYENGFRSYRMNAREGRGYYKGRSGFMDNRKRNFGYRPYKHSGFYDRNRMHNNSQYNRYNNERRGNRYSNHNSRRPPYDRSRSRSNQNHEYQRDVKESSEHSRESDSKERHSKHSNNDRLESKKGEVDEAYSKGKEKKKDDDAPEKTDHPTRKKSKRKRSLSASSSSSVSSTSSESSSSSSSSSSTSSSYSTSSTDTSEDERKRKKAKRKAKKLKKAMKKRRKKKRMKKKLKKKLKKSSSKKKSRSSDKSKESVSKDILQDVSEKSKAMAPMTKEEWEKKQSVIRRVYDEETGRYRLIKGDGEVLEEIVSRERHKEINKQATKGDGDYFQTRLKTNVL